The genomic stretch attattttaaggTAAACTGATCAAATATacattatatatttatgtgatttataattgaaatcagtttattaatcaagttaatattattacaacACAACCAACCTATAcgattttgataatatttattaatattatttataggTAATACAAAAGCATCATCTACATCTGCAACTAAGGCAAATGCTAAGAAGACTGCTCAAGCAGTAAAGAACTCTAAAAGATCTTCAACAACAAAGATCAGAACAAGAGTTCAATTTTACAGACCAAAGACTTTGAAATTACAAAGAAATCCAAAGTATGAGAGAAAATCCATTAAGACACAAAAGAGTTTGGACTGCtatgatattattaagagGCCAATTACTACAGAATCTGCAATGAAGATGGTTGAAACTTTGAATACTATTGTATTTTTGGTTAATGAGAGAGCTAATAAGACTCAGATTAAGTATGCTGTTAACAAACTTTATGATGTTAAGGTTGCTAATGTTAATACTGTTAATACATTTGGGGATGGTAAGAAGGCATTTGTAAAGCTTTCCCCTGATGTTGAAGCTGTTGATGTAGCAAGCagaattggaattatttaaattagtaGAGAGAGGAtcatatatttctttttcttttcttttttctcctTGTTTTATTTGGTAGGGATTTTGAatctatttattattaattgcaatgttattattatattgtttggaatatttattcatattctaggtaatatttttgagaGGAAATGGAAATGTAAATAAATGGCACTACAAATACAAAAACGAAATTgcaaaaatatataatatttgtaaacctcaatttattattaaataagataagaacattttcttttttctattattataacTCTCAAGGTAGTAACATACTttactttaattaattaaaatcaattgttactatataatatatattataaaaaaaaggaaagatgtaatattaaaaaaaaattatcacGATTAATTACAATAAACGAGAGATCTTCACTTCTATTTACCTTAGTTTTGTTGAAATATCTAATTTTGCTTAAATTTAAGTacttatttctattatttaagGCCTATATCTCACGCAAGCAAGGGAAAACACCATTAAAAATAGGGAACATGCGGAATCTTTGCTCTCTCTTTCTCACTATCTCACATCCTTCCTTTTATAAATGAAAGTAGTAATACTGAAAAAGTAAATCTCACTTTTAATCAATATTCAAAACTTTACATTTTTtcgaaataaaaataagcATACAATTTACatgtatatttattaaataaaatatattttatatacatgcaaaaaaaaaaagaggaaaCCCGCCCATTCACACATTTCGTTTAGATAACCCACTCCGGATATTGAATTACTTTTGGAATTGAGGAAAATAAAggagtttttttttttgtttttattcttctttttttttaaatagatTAACCAAGTAAATGGATTTAGTCGATTATTATCACTTTTTTATGATCTTAAGTTTTGTGTACAATAATTAACCAAAGCTACTAAGGCAGCTACTACTTTCTCCATGTTACTGATATTTTTCTGATTAACTTGAGAGGACTTGCATataaaacaattattacACATTCCTCCACTAATGCTACTCACTTTTTGATTTGTAACTAAACATTTTCCAGATCCTCTTACAAATTTATCtaatgattttaaattGGTTAAATCTGCTTCTGAAGCTTTAAGTAAGAGTTTCATAAGTT from Cryptosporidium parvum Iowa II chromosome 8, whole genome shotgun sequence encodes the following:
- a CDS encoding 60S ribosomal protein L23A translates to YLLILFIGNTKASSTSATKANAKKTAQAVKNSKRSSTTKIRTRVQFYRPKTLKLQRNPKYERKSIKTQKSLDCYDIIKRPITTESAMKMVETLNTIVFLVNERANKTQIKYAVNKLYDVKVANVNTVNTFGDGKKAFVKLSPDVEAVDVASRIGII